A portion of the Macaca mulatta isolate MMU2019108-1 chromosome 2, T2T-MMU8v2.0, whole genome shotgun sequence genome contains these proteins:
- the ST3GAL6 gene encoding type 2 lactosamine alpha-2,3-sialyltransferase isoform X4 yields the protein MNNGPVLGHEEEVGRRTTFRLFYPESVFSDPIHNDPNTTVILTAFKPHDLRWLLELLMGDKINTNGFWKKPALNLIYKPYQIRILDPFIIRTAAYELLHFPKVFPKNQKPKHPTTGIIAITLAFYICHEVHLAGFKYNFSDLKSPLHYYGNATMSLMNKNAYHNVTAEQLFLKDIIEKNLVINLTQD from the exons ATGAATAATGGTCCTGTTTTAGGACACGAAGAAGAAGTTGGGAGAAGGACAACCTTCCGACTTTTTTATCCAGAATCTGTTTTTTCAGATCCCATTCACAATGACCCTAATACGACAGTGATTCTCACTGCTTTTAAGCCACATGATTTAAGGTGGCTGTTGGAATTGTTGATGGGTGACAAAATA AACACTAATGGTTTTTGGAAGAAACCAGCCTTAAACCTGATTTATAAACCTTATCAAATCCGAATATTAGATCCTTTCATTATCAGAACAGCAGCTTATGAACTGCTTCATTTTCCAAAAGTGTTTCCCAAAAATCAG AAACCTAAACACCCAACAACAGGAATTATTGCTATCACATTGGCATTTTACATATGTCACGAAGTTCACCTAGCTGGTTTTAAATACAACTTTTCTGACCTCAAGAGTCCTTTGCACTACTATGGGAATGCCACCATGTCTTTGATGAATAAG aacgCGTATCACAATGTGACTGCAGAGCAGCTCTTTTTGAAGGACATTATAGAAAAAAACCTGGTAATCAACTTGACTCAAGACTGA
- the ST3GAL6 gene encoding type 2 lactosamine alpha-2,3-sialyltransferase isoform X2, with protein sequence MKACPGAEWTQVSAGPPSKGEPAMRGYLVAIFLSAVFLYYVLHCILWGTNVYWVAPVEMKRRNKIQPCLSKPAFASLLRFHQFHPFLCAADFRKIASLYGSDQFDLPYGMRTSAEYFRLALSKLQSCDLFDEFDNIPCKKCVVVGNGGVLKNKTLGEKIDSYDVIIRMNNGPVLGHEEEVGRRTTFRLFYPESVFSDPIHNDPNTTVILTAFKPHDLRWLLELLMGDKINTNGFWKKPALNLIYKPYQIRILDPFIIRTAAYELLHFPKVFPKNQKPKHPTTGIIAITLAFYICHEVHLAGFKYNFSDLKSPLHYYGNATMSLMNKNAYHNVTAEQLFLKDIIEKNLVINLTQD encoded by the exons ATGAAGGCCTGTCCAGGGGCTGAATGGActcaggtgtcagcagggccaccTAGTAAAG GTGAGCCAGCCATGAGAGGGTATCTCGTGGCCATATTCCTGAGTGCTGTCTTCCTCTATTATGTACTGCATTGTATATTATGGGGAACGAATGTCTACTG GGTGGCACCTGTGGAAATGAAACGGAGAAATAAGATCCAGCCTTGTTTATCAAAGCCAGCTTTTGCCTCTCTGCTGAg gtttcatcaGTTTCACCCTTTTTTGTGTGCAGCTGATTTTAGAAAGATTGCTTCCTTGTATGGCAGCGATCAGTTTGATTTGCCCTATGGGATGAGAACATCAG CGGAATATTTTCGACTTGCTCTTTCAAAACTGCAGAGTTGTGATCTCtttgatgagtttgacaa CATACCCTGTAAAAAGTGTGTGGTGGTTGGTAATGGAGGAGTTTTGAAGAATAAGACATTAGGAGAAAAAATCGACTCCTATGATGTAATAAtaag AATGAATAATGGTCCTGTTTTAGGACACGAAGAAGAAGTTGGGAGAAGGACAACCTTCCGACTTTTTTATCCAGAATCTGTTTTTTCAGATCCCATTCACAATGACCCTAATACGACAGTGATTCTCACTGCTTTTAAGCCACATGATTTAAGGTGGCTGTTGGAATTGTTGATGGGTGACAAAATA AACACTAATGGTTTTTGGAAGAAACCAGCCTTAAACCTGATTTATAAACCTTATCAAATCCGAATATTAGATCCTTTCATTATCAGAACAGCAGCTTATGAACTGCTTCATTTTCCAAAAGTGTTTCCCAAAAATCAG AAACCTAAACACCCAACAACAGGAATTATTGCTATCACATTGGCATTTTACATATGTCACGAAGTTCACCTAGCTGGTTTTAAATACAACTTTTCTGACCTCAAGAGTCCTTTGCACTACTATGGGAATGCCACCATGTCTTTGATGAATAAG aacgCGTATCACAATGTGACTGCAGAGCAGCTCTTTTTGAAGGACATTATAGAAAAAAACCTGGTAATCAACTTGACTCAAGACTGA
- the ST3GAL6 gene encoding type 2 lactosamine alpha-2,3-sialyltransferase isoform X3, translating to MRGYLVAIFLSAVFLYYVLHCILWGTNVYWVAPVEMKRRNKIQPCLSKPAFASLLRFHQFHPFLCAADFRKIASLYGSDQFDLPYGMRTSAEYFRLALSKLQSCDLFDEFDNIPCKKCVVVGNGGVLKNKTLGEKIDSYDVIIRMNNGPVLGHEEEVGRRTTFRLFYPESVFSDPIHNDPNTTVILTAFKPHDLRWLLELLMGDKINTNGFWKKPALNLIYKPYQIRILDPFIIRTAAYELLHFPKVFPKNQKPKHPTTGIIAITLAFYICHEVHLAGFKYNFSDLKSPLHYYGNATMSLMNKNAYHNVTAEQLFLKDIIEKNLVINLTQD from the exons ATGAGAGGGTATCTCGTGGCCATATTCCTGAGTGCTGTCTTCCTCTATTATGTACTGCATTGTATATTATGGGGAACGAATGTCTACTG GGTGGCACCTGTGGAAATGAAACGGAGAAATAAGATCCAGCCTTGTTTATCAAAGCCAGCTTTTGCCTCTCTGCTGAg gtttcatcaGTTTCACCCTTTTTTGTGTGCAGCTGATTTTAGAAAGATTGCTTCCTTGTATGGCAGCGATCAGTTTGATTTGCCCTATGGGATGAGAACATCAG CGGAATATTTTCGACTTGCTCTTTCAAAACTGCAGAGTTGTGATCTCtttgatgagtttgacaa CATACCCTGTAAAAAGTGTGTGGTGGTTGGTAATGGAGGAGTTTTGAAGAATAAGACATTAGGAGAAAAAATCGACTCCTATGATGTAATAAtaag AATGAATAATGGTCCTGTTTTAGGACACGAAGAAGAAGTTGGGAGAAGGACAACCTTCCGACTTTTTTATCCAGAATCTGTTTTTTCAGATCCCATTCACAATGACCCTAATACGACAGTGATTCTCACTGCTTTTAAGCCACATGATTTAAGGTGGCTGTTGGAATTGTTGATGGGTGACAAAATA AACACTAATGGTTTTTGGAAGAAACCAGCCTTAAACCTGATTTATAAACCTTATCAAATCCGAATATTAGATCCTTTCATTATCAGAACAGCAGCTTATGAACTGCTTCATTTTCCAAAAGTGTTTCCCAAAAATCAG AAACCTAAACACCCAACAACAGGAATTATTGCTATCACATTGGCATTTTACATATGTCACGAAGTTCACCTAGCTGGTTTTAAATACAACTTTTCTGACCTCAAGAGTCCTTTGCACTACTATGGGAATGCCACCATGTCTTTGATGAATAAG aacgCGTATCACAATGTGACTGCAGAGCAGCTCTTTTTGAAGGACATTATAGAAAAAAACCTGGTAATCAACTTGACTCAAGACTGA